From a single Vitis vinifera cultivar Pinot Noir 40024 chromosome 18, ASM3070453v1 genomic region:
- the LOC100255073 gene encoding disease resistance protein RPV1-like — protein MASSTQKPSSSSTSVRKYEFEVFLSFRSEDTRNNFTDHLFVNLDGMGIKTFRDDQLERGEEIKSELLKTIEESRISIVVFSKNYAHSKWCLDELAKIMECREEMEQIVFPVFYHVDPCDVQKQTGSFGEAFSIHERNVDVKKVQRWRDSLTEASNLSGFHVNDGYESKHIKEIVNLIFKRSMNSKLLHINEDIVGMDFRLKELKSLLSSDLNDIRVVGIYGIGGIGKTTIAKIVYNEIQYQFTGASFLQDVRETFNKGCQLQLQQQLLHDIVGNDEKFSNINKGINIIKDRLGSKKVLIVIDDVDRLQQLESVAGSPKWFGPGSTIIITTRDQHLLVEYGVTISHKATELHYEEALQLFSQHAFKQNVPKEDYVDLSNCMVQYAQGLPLALKVLGSSLQGMTIDEWKSASDKSKKNPMKEINDVLRISFDGLDPSQKEVFLDIACFFKGECKDFVSRILDGCNLFATCNIRVLRDRCLVTILDNVIQMHDLIQEMGWAIVREECPGDPCKWSRLWDVDDIYDAFSKQEEMQNIQTISLDLSRSREIQFNTKVFPKMKKLRLLKIYCNDHDGLPREEYKVLLPKDFEFPHDLRYLHWQRCTLTSLPWNFYGKHLLEINLKSSNIKQLWKGNKRLKELKGIDLSNSKQLVKMPKFSSMPNLERLNLEGCTRLRELHSSIGDLKSLTYLNLGGCEQLRSFPSSMKFESLEVLYLNCCPNLKKFPEIHGNMECLKELYLNKSEIQELPSSIVY, from the exons ATGGCTTCCTCTACCCAaaaaccctcttcttcttctacctCAGTCCGTAAATATGAGTTCGAAGTGTTCTTGAGTTTTAGAAGTGAAGACACCCGCAACAATTTTACGGATCATTTATTCGTAAATTTGGATGGGATGGGGATTAAGACTTTCAGAGACGATCAACttgaaagaggagaagagatcAAATCAGAACTTTTGAAAACTATTGAAGAATCAAGAATTTCCATagttgtgttttcaaaaaactatGCTCATTCCAAGTGGTGTTTGGATGAGTTAGCAAAGATCATGGAGTGCAGGGAAGAAATGGAACAAATAGTCTTTCCGGTGTTCTACCACGTGGATCCTTGTGATGTGCAAAAGCAAACAGGGAGCTTCGGAGAGGCATTTTCCATTCATGAAAGAAATGTAGATGTGAAAAAGGTGCAAAGGTGGAGGGATTCCTTGACTGAAGCAAGCAATCTAAGTGGTTTCCATGTGAATGATGG GTATGAGTCAAAGCATATTAAGGAAATTGTTAACCTGATTTTTAAAAGATcaatgaattctaagcttttGCACATTAACGAGGATATAGTTGGGATGGATTTTCGCCTAAAAGAACTAAAGTCATTGTTAAGTAGTGACTTGAATGACATTCGTGTGGTTGGGATATATGGAATTGGTGGAATTGGTAAAACTACCATTGCCAAGATTGTTTATAATGAGATCCAATATCAATTCACTGGTGCTAGCTTTCTTCAAGATGTCAGAGAGACATTCAACAAGGGTTGTCAACTTCAACTACAACAACAACTTCTTCATGATATAGTGGGGAATGATGAAAAGTTTAGCAATATCAATAAAGGAATCAATATAATAAAGGACAGACTTGGCTCAAAAAAGGTTCTTATTGTAATTGATGATGTGGATCGATTGCAGCAATTAGAGTCAGTGGCTGGAAGTCCTAAATGGTTTGGTCCAGGAAGTACAATTATCATTACAACTAGAGACCAACATCTGTTGGTTGAGTATGGAGTGACTATATCACATAAGGCTACAGAATTACATTATGAGGAAGCTCTTCAACTCTTCAGCCAACATGCCTTTAAACAAAATGTTCCTAAAGAAGATTATGTAGACCTCTCAAATTGCATGGTACAATATGCTCAAGGTCTCCCTTTGGCCCTTAAAGTTCTAGGTTCTTCTCTTCAGGGCATGACAATAGATGAATGGAAAAGCGCATCGGATAAATCAAAAAAAAACCCTATGAAGGAAATTAATGATGTGCTTAGAATAAGTTTTGATGGGCTTGATCCTTCTCAAAAGGAGGTTTTCCTGGACATTGCGTGTTTTTTCAAAGGTGAATGCAAAGATTTTGTGTCAAGAATATTAGATGGTTGCAATTTATTTGCAACATGCAACATAAGAGTTCTTCGTGATAGATGTCTAGTAACTATCTTAGACAACGTCATACAAATGCATGACTTGATACAAGAAATGGGTTGGGCAATTGTTCGTGAAGAATGTCCTGGAGACCCCTGCAAATGGAGTAGATTGTGGGATGTAGATGATATTTATGATGCATTTTCTAAACAAGAG GAGATGCAAAATATTCAAACCATATCTTTGGACTTGTCTAGATCAAGAGAAATACAGTTCAATACAAAAGTGTTTCCCAAGATGAAGAAACTTAGGTTGCTTAAAATCTATTGCAATGATCATGATGGTTTGCCGAGAGAAGAGTATAAAGTGCTTCTTCCAAAAGACTTTGAATTTCCTCATGATTTGAGATATCTTCATTGGCAAAGATGCACTTTGACGTCTTTACCTTGGAACTTTTATGGAAAGCACCTTCTTGAAATCAACTTGAAGTCTAGCAACATAAAACAACTTTGGAAAGGGAATAAG CGTCTTAAAGAATTAAAGGGCATTGATCTAAGTAACTCAAAACAATTGGTCAAAATGCCAAAATTCTCAAGCATGCCAAATTTGGAGAGACTGAATCTTGAAGGTTGTACAAGGTTGCGTGAACTTCATTCATCTATTGGCGATCTCAAAAGTTTGACTTACTTGAATTTAGGAGGATGTGAACAGCTCCGAAGTTTCCCATCCAGCATGAAGTTTGAATCTCTTGAAGTTCTTTATCTTAATTGTTGTCCAAACTTGAAGAAGTTTCCTGAGATCCATGGCAATATGGAATGTTTGAAGGAGCTTTATTTAAACAAGAGTGAGATCCAAGAACTACCAAGTAGCATTGTGTATTAG
- the LOC104882748 gene encoding uncharacterized protein LOC104882748, producing the protein MPSDEFERSSGNEESTFMLSKVSLGTVEEQGAFGGIHEGQSPQLTDGSPQVSIDGSGRRDEDAGKAIQDLVIQPVNGPHTSVASNVLNSVDASISSSQTSLHPAPSSVNVAMHSSYGKAVTSTVSATPDWLHTDASPSTSPSWFITYPYTHIIASSLPVWSTQIYITYLPRNSTTGSSTNVFCSAQCPCPFYNQSES; encoded by the coding sequence ATGCCAAGTGATGAGTTTGAGAGAAGTTCAGGAAATGAAGAAAGCACATTTATGCTATCGAAGGTTTCTCTTGGTACTGTAGAGGAACAAGGTGCTTTTGGTGGGATACATGAAGGACAAAGCCCTCAACTTACTGATGGCTCTCCTCAAGTGAGCATTGATGGTTCTGGCAGGAGGGATGAAGACGCAGGAAAGGCAATCCAAGATTTAGTTATACAGCCGGTTAATGGTCCTCATACCTCGGTGGCATCTAATGTTTTGAATTCTGTGGATGCTTCTATTAGTTCTAGTCAGACTTCACTGCATCCCGCTCCCTCTTCTGTTAATGTGGCCATGCATTCCTCATATGGGAAGGCGGTTACGTCTACTGTATCTGCTACTCCAGATTGGCTCCATACAGATGCCTCTCCATCTACATCCCCAAGTTGGTTCATCACTTACCCATATACACACATCATAGCCTCCTCTCTTCCAGTTTGGTCAACTCAGATATACATCACCTATCTCCCAAGGAATTCTACCACTGGCTCCTCAACCAATGTCTTTTGTTCAGCCCAATGCCCCTGCCCATTTTACAACCAATCAGAATCCTGA